The following are encoded in a window of Paenibacillaceae bacterium GAS479 genomic DNA:
- a CDS encoding Glycosyltransferase involved in cell wall bisynthesis — protein sequence MKILHVIANLAPRYGGPAKAGMEMAAVLAARGHEVTIFSTNQDGNGVLDEPTDRVIRKNGVDIRYFPVIQPKFWRTSPAMAFALNKAIPNFDIVHIHSLYLFHGMAAGHYARKHGVPYIVRPHGTLDPVMYARHRYRKRIMETLFEDRNIRLANALHYTTEEELLLAKPYVHGSSGFVVPNGVNSSEYKELPMPGSFRSRYKLLEGKKMLLFFSRINFKKGLDVLVEAFKHIHREHPDTVLVLTGPDDENYGLKVREWLKAAGLSEFAIFTGMLTGKDKLAVLRDADLFLLPSYTENFGIAVVEAMACGVPVVISDKVNIWREVVQEGAGLAVPVDPVKVAEAACQLLNDPELCVRMGEQGRAMVSQYYEWSQVGAQLEQEYRQLIGEADPAGNSRGAQAGLNWGS from the coding sequence ATGAAAATTCTGCATGTTATCGCCAATTTGGCTCCTCGCTACGGGGGACCGGCCAAGGCGGGAATGGAAATGGCAGCAGTACTGGCAGCCCGCGGCCATGAGGTGACAATCTTCAGTACGAACCAGGATGGCAACGGTGTGCTTGACGAGCCGACGGATCGGGTCATCCGAAAAAACGGAGTGGACATCCGATACTTTCCAGTCATCCAGCCTAAGTTTTGGCGCACCTCGCCGGCAATGGCTTTTGCTCTGAATAAAGCGATTCCTAACTTTGATATCGTTCATATCCATTCGTTGTATCTTTTCCATGGCATGGCAGCCGGTCATTACGCACGTAAACATGGCGTTCCGTACATCGTACGCCCGCATGGCACGCTGGATCCGGTTATGTATGCTCGCCACCGGTATCGGAAGCGCATCATGGAGACGCTGTTCGAGGATCGCAACATCCGGCTTGCCAATGCTCTCCATTATACAACCGAAGAGGAGCTATTACTGGCGAAGCCTTATGTACACGGCAGTTCGGGCTTCGTCGTACCGAACGGCGTTAACTCCTCTGAATACAAGGAACTGCCGATGCCCGGCTCGTTCCGATCCCGCTATAAGCTGCTTGAGGGTAAAAAAATGCTGCTGTTTTTCAGCAGGATCAATTTCAAAAAGGGACTCGACGTGCTCGTCGAGGCGTTCAAGCATATTCATCGTGAGCACCCGGATACGGTGCTTGTGTTAACTGGCCCGGATGACGAGAACTACGGCCTAAAGGTGCGGGAATGGCTGAAGGCGGCGGGGCTTAGCGAGTTCGCAATTTTCACAGGCATGCTGACCGGCAAGGACAAGCTGGCGGTACTGCGCGATGCCGATCTTTTCCTGCTGCCATCATACACGGAGAATTTCGGCATTGCGGTCGTGGAGGCGATGGCCTGCGGTGTGCCGGTTGTCATTTCTGACAAGGTGAACATCTGGCGGGAGGTCGTTCAAGAGGGAGCCGGACTGGCTGTGCCGGTGGATCCTGTCAAGGTAGCTGAGGCTGCTTGCCAACTGCTGAACGATCCCGAGTTATGCGTCCGAATGGGAGAACAAGGTCGTGCGATGGTATCGCAATATTACGAATGGTCTCAAGTGGGCGCCCAGCTAGAGCAGGAATACCGACAGCTCATTGGGGAGGCGGACCCGGCAGGAAACAGCAGAGGTGCACAGGCAGGACTGAACTGGGGCTCATGA
- a CDS encoding pyruvyl transferase EpsO, giving the protein MSKKEQGQSQQSAGKAGQHPMEQLKERLSLITKSIPRGSEIIYIDYPVHSNGGDILIMKGTEAFFKAYGIRVRARYSVLDFPDGLKVPPGCILVLHGGGNFGDLYAKHQLLRERVVERYPGHRIVMLPQTIFYKSELNFGRTAAILNRHGDVHLYVRDSLSYELARKKFKNVHVYMSPDMAHQLYPIESPTVARGGTLFFLRTDIEKTSQQEQLEKQSGARSASLDWTSLYTPMERKALVLMMKLYRLPGARGPLQRIWYGYSQYLVDKAIREFGLYGSIVTSRLHGHILSCLMDKPNVLLDNSYGKNTSYFTAWTSGVPGSELSAGEVAN; this is encoded by the coding sequence ATGAGTAAGAAGGAGCAGGGCCAGTCGCAGCAAAGCGCCGGCAAAGCCGGTCAGCATCCGATGGAACAGTTGAAAGAGCGGCTATCGCTTATAACAAAGAGCATTCCCCGGGGTTCTGAAATCATCTACATCGACTATCCCGTACACAGCAACGGCGGCGACATTCTAATCATGAAGGGAACCGAAGCCTTCTTCAAGGCTTATGGAATACGGGTTAGAGCCCGTTACAGCGTGCTGGATTTTCCGGATGGGCTGAAGGTTCCGCCGGGCTGCATTCTCGTCCTGCATGGCGGCGGCAACTTCGGAGATTTGTACGCCAAGCATCAACTGCTGCGTGAGCGGGTTGTGGAGCGTTATCCGGGGCATCGCATCGTCATGCTGCCACAGACGATTTTTTATAAGAGTGAGCTAAACTTCGGACGCACGGCTGCGATTCTGAACCGGCACGGGGATGTACATCTGTATGTACGAGATTCGCTTAGCTACGAGCTGGCTCGCAAAAAATTCAAAAACGTGCATGTGTACATGTCGCCAGATATGGCTCATCAGCTGTATCCAATCGAATCTCCAACTGTTGCGCGGGGAGGTACGCTGTTCTTCCTCAGGACCGACATTGAGAAAACATCTCAACAGGAGCAGCTGGAGAAGCAGAGTGGAGCCCGCAGCGCCTCGCTGGACTGGACCAGTCTGTACACGCCAATGGAGCGCAAAGCGCTTGTGCTGATGATGAAGCTGTATCGTCTCCCGGGAGCTCGCGGGCCGCTGCAGCGGATCTGGTACGGATATTCCCAGTACTTGGTGGATAAGGCGATTCGCGAGTTCGGACTTTACGGAAGCATCGTCACCTCAAGGCTGCACGGACATATTCTCAGCTGTCTGATGGACAAGCCGAATGTGTTGCTAGACAACTCCTACGGCAAAAATACGAGTTATTTTACCGCCTGGACAAGCGGTGTTCCGGGATCGGAGCTGTCCGCAGGCGAGGTGGCGAACTAG
- a CDS encoding Glycosyltransferase, GT2 family: MKVTAAICTHNRARDTREAVLSVLEQQFDYLQYEVLVIDNRSTDGTEAEVRKIQAMPGIGAERVRYVREEKLGLSVSRNRAIKEARGEYILFLDDDAIAKPGWMGAIVDVFESDPSIGCVGGRIDPIWEGGEPAWLPDAFKTLYTVLDYSPRVMEMESPRIPFGANVAFRASLFRQYAPFREDLGRVGSSLLSNEESELIERIRQSSQVYYTPHAVVDHKIDKSRISRKWFLRRVYWQGISDAARGSRGAAYMTKQALKIGPALVMLLFSLANPRKQIIQLRRIQYSNGYIAGRLGWFK, from the coding sequence ATGAAAGTAACGGCAGCCATCTGCACCCATAACCGGGCCCGGGATACCCGTGAAGCGGTACTGAGCGTGCTGGAGCAGCAGTTCGATTACCTGCAGTACGAGGTGCTCGTCATCGACAATCGCTCTACAGACGGTACGGAGGCGGAGGTACGAAAAATCCAGGCTATGCCCGGCATTGGAGCGGAGAGAGTCCGTTATGTGCGGGAAGAGAAGCTCGGCCTGTCCGTGTCGCGCAATAGGGCAATCAAAGAGGCAAGAGGAGAATACATCCTGTTCCTTGATGATGATGCCATTGCAAAGCCGGGCTGGATGGGCGCCATCGTTGATGTGTTCGAGAGCGATCCATCGATAGGATGTGTCGGAGGACGCATCGATCCTATCTGGGAAGGCGGCGAGCCGGCCTGGCTGCCGGATGCGTTCAAGACGCTTTATACGGTACTTGATTACTCGCCGCGCGTCATGGAGATGGAGTCTCCGCGCATCCCGTTCGGCGCGAATGTAGCCTTTCGAGCTTCGCTGTTCCGGCAATACGCCCCCTTCCGCGAAGATCTGGGCCGCGTCGGCAGCAGTCTTCTGTCCAATGAGGAGAGCGAACTGATCGAGCGCATTCGCCAGAGCAGCCAAGTGTACTACACGCCCCATGCGGTGGTTGATCACAAGATCGACAAGAGCCGAATTAGCCGAAAATGGTTTCTGAGGCGAGTATACTGGCAGGGCATAAGTGATGCTGCCCGTGGAAGCCGTGGAGCCGCCTATATGACCAAGCAGGCGCTCAAAATTGGTCCCGCACTCGTCATGCTGCTGTTCTCGCTAGCGAATCCGCGTAAGCAGATTATTCAGCTGCGGCGAATCCAGTACAGCAACGGTTATATTGCTGGTCGACTCGGCTGGTTCAAGTAG
- a CDS encoding Membrane protein involved in the export of O-antigen and teichoic acid codes for MSTEAVRLAAGRAIRMAARLSGGALRGKGSLATIARTSGANMLILLLGTLGSILTARLLGAEGKGELAAILFWPAFLASLTGFGLPTSLIYQVKRGAPLRETAAFALSLLLPISLITGAVAWALLPQWMNAYSPEAIRSAQLYTVLAIPMALAVNLIAAAAQSRGRFGVYNGIRLYVPLFNLIGLVLLWMAGALTIPAATIVYLATTAIVIALALVGMRGELGFASLKEMWNRRVAGTLLGYGSRVYGTDLLGTLYGQFDKLIILALLTPRDFGIYSVIYALSRMFNVVQSAITSVVFPKITGESKEVVIASISRAFRLSMLLMLLAVVPAMLIGSQLIGLVFGPDFAGANAAFYLLSIECIIGGGSWILASAFNAMGRPGMVLVRQIIALAATIGLFFVFTPMMGLTGLALALLCGAFIRMAISIASMKLLFDVSLSSILSGREDLKFLKDRIKSRKKAAAAAGGEAESA; via the coding sequence ATGAGCACGGAAGCGGTCCGATTGGCTGCTGGGCGCGCCATCCGCATGGCAGCGCGGCTATCGGGCGGCGCGCTGCGCGGCAAGGGTTCGCTGGCAACAATCGCCCGTACGAGCGGCGCCAATATGCTCATCCTGCTGCTCGGTACGCTGGGCTCGATACTTACAGCCCGGCTGCTCGGCGCCGAGGGCAAAGGCGAGCTAGCCGCAATTCTGTTCTGGCCAGCCTTTCTTGCTAGCCTGACAGGATTCGGCTTGCCGACCTCGCTCATCTATCAAGTGAAACGCGGCGCACCGCTGCGGGAGACGGCGGCTTTCGCCCTGTCTCTGCTGCTTCCAATCAGCTTGATCACGGGAGCCGTAGCCTGGGCGCTGCTGCCACAGTGGATGAATGCTTATAGCCCCGAGGCGATTCGCTCGGCTCAGCTGTACACGGTGCTGGCTATACCGATGGCGCTGGCGGTCAACCTGATTGCAGCCGCAGCGCAGAGCCGAGGACGGTTCGGCGTTTACAACGGCATCCGGCTGTATGTGCCGCTGTTCAATCTGATCGGCCTGGTCCTGTTATGGATGGCCGGTGCGCTGACGATTCCCGCCGCGACGATCGTTTATCTCGCCACGACGGCGATCGTCATCGCACTGGCGCTGGTCGGGATGCGAGGCGAGCTAGGATTTGCATCGCTGAAGGAGATGTGGAATCGCCGGGTAGCAGGAACGTTGCTCGGCTACGGCAGCCGTGTTTACGGCACGGATCTGCTCGGCACTCTGTACGGCCAGTTTGATAAGCTGATCATTTTGGCGCTGTTAACGCCTCGTGACTTCGGAATCTATTCCGTCATCTATGCGCTTTCGCGCATGTTCAACGTCGTGCAGAGCGCGATTACGAGTGTTGTTTTCCCAAAAATCACGGGCGAAAGCAAGGAAGTTGTCATCGCCTCCATCAGCCGTGCCTTCCGATTGTCCATGCTGCTCATGCTGCTGGCCGTCGTGCCTGCGATGCTAATCGGCAGCCAATTGATTGGCCTCGTGTTCGGCCCGGATTTCGCGGGAGCGAATGCCGCTTTCTACCTGCTGTCCATTGAATGCATCATTGGCGGGGGTTCATGGATACTCGCCTCTGCTTTCAACGCGATGGGGCGTCCGGGCATGGTGCTCGTGCGGCAAATCATCGCGTTGGCGGCGACGATCGGATTGTTTTTCGTTTTCACCCCGATGATGGGGCTAACGGGTCTGGCTCTCGCGCTGTTGTGCGGCGCCTTCATCCGCATGGCAATCTCGATTGCCTCGATGAAGCTGTTGTTCGATGTATCGCTGAGCAGCATTTTATCCGGTCGTGAGGATCTGAAGTTCTTGAAGGATCGAATCAAATCAAGAAAAAAAGCGGCAGCCGCCGCAGGAGGGGAAGCTGAGAGCGCATGA
- a CDS encoding GDP-L-fucose synthase, translating into MDKHAAIYVAGHRGLAGSAIWRALEARGYTNLIGRSSKELDLRDNNAVETFFSSVSIDYVFLAAAKVGGIVANNDYCGDFIRDNLLIQTNVIDAARRHGVKKLLFLGSTCIYPKLAPQPLHEDSLLRGDLEPTNEAYAIAKIAGIKMCQAYNRQYGTKFISAMPTNLYGPGDNFDLETSHVLPALLRKIHEAKQDGAAQVEIWGTGNPRREFLHSDDLADACLFLMNHYDGDDIVNIGVGEDIAIRELAEQIGKVVGFEGQLAFNTSRPDGTPRKLVDTSRINSLGWRASKPLDEGIREVYAGYRQAVLA; encoded by the coding sequence ATGGACAAACATGCTGCAATATACGTGGCCGGACATCGTGGACTGGCCGGTTCCGCCATTTGGCGGGCTCTCGAGGCCCGCGGCTACACGAACCTAATCGGTAGATCCAGCAAAGAGCTGGACCTGCGGGATAACAATGCAGTTGAAACTTTTTTCAGTAGTGTAAGCATCGACTATGTATTCCTGGCTGCCGCCAAAGTCGGCGGCATCGTTGCCAACAACGATTACTGTGGAGACTTCATCCGCGACAATCTGCTCATTCAAACGAATGTGATCGATGCGGCGAGAAGGCATGGCGTGAAAAAGCTGCTGTTCCTCGGCTCGACTTGCATTTATCCAAAGCTGGCACCTCAACCTCTGCATGAAGACAGCCTGCTGCGCGGCGATCTGGAGCCGACCAACGAAGCCTATGCGATCGCCAAGATCGCCGGGATCAAAATGTGTCAGGCGTACAACCGCCAGTACGGTACGAAATTCATCTCGGCGATGCCGACGAATCTGTACGGACCAGGCGACAATTTCGATCTGGAAACCTCTCATGTACTGCCGGCGCTGCTGCGCAAAATCCATGAGGCGAAGCAGGATGGAGCGGCACAGGTGGAAATTTGGGGCACGGGCAATCCACGCCGTGAGTTCTTGCATTCCGACGATTTGGCGGATGCCTGCCTGTTCCTGATGAACCATTATGACGGCGACGACATCGTCAACATCGGTGTTGGCGAGGATATCGCCATCCGTGAGTTGGCGGAGCAGATCGGCAAGGTGGTCGGCTTCGAGGGCCAACTGGCGTTCAACACATCACGGCCGGACGGAACGCCGCGCAAGCTGGTGGACACAAGCCGCATTAACAGTCTCGGCTGGCGGGCTTCGAAGCCGCTCGATGAGGGCATCCGCGAGGTTTACGCGGGTTACCGCCAGGCCGTTCTTGCTTAG
- a CDS encoding putative colanic acid biosynthesis acetyltransferase WcaF: protein MSVDKSVSLNKDRSKRERRKDQHEKVDAGWIQQREINEIRIDNRIRLDQYNQDWYSRGRSSVVVLLWWLVQGSLFRYSLHPMYGWRRFLLRLFGAKVGKGVQVRSTARFTYPWKVSIGDFSWVGDDAEFYSLDRIDVGSHCIVSQRSYLCTGSHDIEDESFGLITRPIVIHDGAWIASDSFVYPGVTVGVMGVVAARSTVTRSVPDGEVHAGTPAAFVKPRFSKAAEKAGVASKGEQPKAELGAAERLSK, encoded by the coding sequence ATGAGTGTGGACAAGAGCGTGAGCTTGAACAAGGACAGGAGCAAGAGGGAAAGACGGAAGGATCAGCATGAGAAGGTTGACGCAGGATGGATTCAGCAACGGGAAATAAACGAGATCCGGATAGACAACCGTATCCGACTAGACCAGTACAACCAGGATTGGTATTCCCGCGGCAGAAGCAGCGTGGTCGTGCTCCTGTGGTGGCTGGTGCAGGGAAGCTTGTTCCGCTACTCGTTGCATCCGATGTACGGCTGGAGGCGTTTCCTGCTGCGACTGTTCGGAGCCAAAGTGGGCAAAGGCGTTCAAGTTCGCTCCACGGCGCGTTTCACCTATCCATGGAAAGTCAGTATCGGCGATTTTTCCTGGGTCGGAGATGACGCCGAGTTCTACAGCCTCGACAGAATTGATGTCGGCAGTCACTGCATCGTGTCGCAACGCAGCTACCTGTGCACCGGCTCTCATGATATTGAGGATGAATCCTTTGGTCTCATCACTCGCCCGATCGTCATCCACGATGGTGCCTGGATTGCCAGTGACTCTTTTGTCTACCCTGGGGTGACGGTTGGTGTCATGGGCGTCGTCGCTGCTCGCAGCACGGTCACTCGCTCCGTTCCTGACGGTGAGGTGCATGCTGGGACACCAGCTGCTTTTGTGAAGCCGCGCTTCTCTAAAGCAGCGGAAAAGGCAGGAGTGGCTAGCAAAGGTGAGCAACCGAAGGCCGAGCTAGGCGCAGCGGAGAGGTTGAGCAAGTAG
- a CDS encoding GDPmannose 4,6-dehydratase has protein sequence MKRALITGVTGQDGSYLAEFLLEQGYQVYGMRRRTSTPNYENVEHIKTRINWVSGDLTDLASLIEAVRVSDPDEVYNLAAQSFVAASWPQPLATGHLTAISVTNMLEAVRIVKPSARFYQASSSEMFGKVIETPQKETTPFYPRSPYGVAKVYGHWITVNYRESFGMYACSGILFNHESPRRGVEFVTRKVSDAVARIKLGLATELRMGNLDALRDWGFAGDYIKAMWLMLQQDEPDDFVISTGEMHTVRELLEVAFSHVGLDYRDYVVIDPEFQRPAEVDLLLGDCTKAKEKLGWELEVGFEQLVKMMVDEDMKRVGHEAAYQLAMSAHA, from the coding sequence ATGAAAAGAGCGCTAATTACAGGAGTAACCGGTCAAGACGGATCTTATCTGGCAGAGTTTCTGCTCGAACAGGGGTATCAGGTGTACGGCATGCGTCGCCGTACGAGCACGCCAAACTACGAGAACGTTGAGCATATCAAAACCCGCATCAACTGGGTATCGGGCGATCTGACTGACTTGGCTTCTCTCATCGAGGCGGTGCGTGTATCCGATCCCGACGAGGTGTACAACTTGGCGGCGCAATCGTTCGTGGCTGCATCCTGGCCGCAGCCGCTGGCGACAGGCCATCTGACGGCGATCAGCGTGACGAATATGCTGGAGGCGGTGCGCATTGTGAAGCCTAGCGCGCGTTTCTACCAAGCTTCTAGCAGCGAGATGTTTGGCAAAGTAATTGAAACGCCGCAGAAGGAAACAACGCCGTTTTATCCGCGCAGTCCTTACGGCGTAGCCAAGGTATATGGCCACTGGATTACAGTCAACTACCGGGAAAGCTTCGGCATGTACGCTTGCTCCGGCATTCTATTCAACCATGAATCGCCGCGCCGCGGTGTGGAATTCGTGACACGCAAAGTGTCCGACGCGGTTGCTCGCATCAAGCTGGGCTTGGCGACCGAGCTGCGCATGGGCAACCTGGACGCGCTCCGTGACTGGGGCTTTGCCGGTGACTACATCAAGGCGATGTGGCTGATGCTGCAGCAGGACGAGCCGGATGATTTTGTCATCTCCACGGGTGAAATGCATACCGTCCGCGAGCTGCTGGAAGTTGCCTTCTCTCATGTAGGCCTCGACTATCGCGACTATGTTGTCATCGACCCCGAGTTCCAACGTCCCGCAGAGGTTGATCTGCTGCTCGGCGATTGCACGAAGGCGAAGGAGAAGCTTGGCTGGGAGCTTGAAGTTGGCTTTGAGCAGCTCGTTAAAATGATGGTCGACGAGGACATGAAGCGCGTCGGACATGAAGCGGCTTACCAGCTTGCGATGAGCGCACACGCATAA
- a CDS encoding Glycosyltransferase involved in cell wall bisynthesis, with amino-acid sequence MKPLVLLTDAYGGHGGIAKFNRDLLGALCSSPGLERTVAIPRIMPHSPGELPEKLDYVTGGLNSKQRYLKAVLASLIGRARGCDLILCGHINLLPFAALAKKLTGAPIVLVIHGIDAWDPVTRRGIGWALRQVDAIISVSRLTLERFTGWSGLSGVPSYVLPNSFEPGLFTPGPRPAYLMQRYSLKPEDRVIMTLGRLAGADRKKGFDEVLEAMPRLKLELPKLRYLIVGDGSDRSRLETKAAALGLTDSVVFTGMIAEEEKADHYRLADGFAMPSHGEGFGIVLLEAMACGVPVMASLKDGSSEALLHGRLGELIDPADPDEVYSGIYRLLGAPRGIVPEELGYFSYSNYTARLHGILERIRSDMTAASGRTGTRSSGSLSG; translated from the coding sequence ATGAAGCCGCTTGTACTGCTCACGGATGCGTACGGCGGGCATGGCGGCATTGCCAAATTCAACCGGGATCTACTGGGAGCGCTCTGCTCCAGCCCTGGTTTGGAGAGGACTGTGGCTATCCCGCGCATTATGCCCCATTCGCCCGGCGAGCTACCGGAGAAGCTCGACTACGTGACGGGAGGGCTGAACAGCAAACAACGCTACTTGAAGGCAGTGCTGGCTTCCCTGATCGGACGCGCTAGAGGCTGCGACCTCATTCTGTGTGGCCATATCAATCTGTTGCCTTTCGCGGCGCTAGCCAAAAAATTAACTGGGGCTCCCATCGTGTTAGTCATCCATGGCATCGATGCATGGGATCCGGTCACGCGGCGGGGGATCGGCTGGGCGCTCCGCCAGGTAGACGCCATAATCTCGGTCAGCCGCTTGACGCTCGAACGTTTTACTGGCTGGTCTGGCCTAAGTGGAGTGCCTTCTTATGTGCTTCCGAACTCCTTTGAGCCCGGTTTGTTCACACCGGGACCACGCCCTGCTTATTTGATGCAACGTTATAGCTTGAAGCCGGAGGACCGTGTCATCATGACGCTCGGCCGGTTGGCAGGAGCGGATCGGAAGAAAGGGTTCGACGAGGTGCTGGAGGCGATGCCCCGTCTGAAGTTAGAGCTGCCGAAGCTGCGCTACCTCATCGTTGGAGACGGAAGCGATCGCTCTCGCCTGGAAACGAAAGCAGCGGCGCTTGGCTTGACGGACTCCGTTGTATTTACCGGAATGATTGCGGAGGAGGAGAAGGCGGATCATTACCGCCTGGCTGACGGCTTCGCGATGCCGAGCCACGGCGAGGGCTTCGGTATCGTACTGCTGGAGGCGATGGCCTGCGGAGTTCCGGTAATGGCAAGTCTTAAGGATGGCAGCAGCGAGGCATTGCTGCACGGTCGGCTCGGTGAGCTGATAGACCCAGCCGACCCGGATGAGGTGTATAGCGGCATCTATCGGCTGCTGGGCGCTCCTCGCGGCATTGTGCCGGAAGAGCTTGGTTATTTCAGCTACTCAAACTATACGGCAAGACTACATGGCATTCTGGAGCGGATCAGGAGCGACATGACCGCAGCGTCCGGACGCACTGGCACGCGGAGCTCGGGCAGCTTGTCCGGTTAA
- a CDS encoding Glycosyltransferase involved in cell wall bisynthesis, translating into MKKPHIVFVINYFYPDYASTGQLLTELCLHLQHDFWITVIAAQPGYAGEKSETKDAPRYTEDSLEGIRILRIRLPEVDKRSKSSRLRYITSYFFHAVRLLLRQRKVDFVYTISQPPVLGGLIGTVGKLALRSKHIYNIQDFNPEQAQAARFMDQALVHKAALMMDKLNCRLSDHVILVGQDMKETLEKRFGGRKVPAHSVINNWTDEEEIVPLRRDDPGVAAFLKKHELEDKFVVMYSGNIGLYYDLENLIRIAPQFREMPDLKFVFIGEGAVKVQMEQFVSEQKLDNVLFLPYQPKDQLRYSLNAADVHLVVNQKGIKGVSVPSKIYGVMAAGKAVMGVLEEGSEAHRLIVESGCGNTSEPQRYGDAVQQLKALYSLGRDGLAERGMQGRDYLERHLRRSLSLEKYRQLLLSLHAGGGRGRKVRVLTDDARARRVPSTAEQPASAAGAAMHSGGDTR; encoded by the coding sequence GTGAAAAAACCGCATATCGTGTTTGTCATCAACTATTTTTATCCGGATTATGCTTCTACGGGCCAACTTCTGACCGAACTCTGTCTGCATCTGCAGCATGACTTCTGGATTACAGTCATCGCGGCCCAGCCCGGTTACGCCGGCGAAAAAAGCGAAACCAAGGATGCGCCTCGTTACACCGAGGACAGCCTGGAGGGCATCCGCATCCTGCGCATTCGGCTGCCAGAGGTGGATAAACGCAGCAAAAGCAGTCGACTCCGCTACATTACCTCTTATTTCTTCCATGCCGTAAGGCTGCTTCTGCGTCAGCGCAAAGTTGACTTCGTTTATACCATTTCGCAGCCACCCGTCCTCGGCGGGTTGATCGGTACGGTAGGCAAGCTGGCTCTGCGCTCTAAACATATTTACAACATTCAAGACTTTAATCCTGAGCAGGCACAGGCTGCGAGGTTCATGGATCAGGCGCTGGTACACAAAGCAGCTCTGATGATGGACAAGCTGAATTGCCGCCTTTCGGATCATGTCATTCTAGTTGGTCAGGACATGAAGGAGACGCTCGAAAAGCGCTTCGGCGGTCGGAAGGTTCCGGCTCACTCGGTCATCAACAATTGGACGGACGAGGAAGAGATCGTGCCGCTGCGGCGCGACGATCCAGGCGTTGCGGCTTTTCTCAAAAAACACGAGCTGGAAGACAAGTTCGTCGTCATGTATTCCGGCAATATTGGCCTTTATTACGATCTGGAAAATCTGATTCGTATTGCTCCTCAATTCCGGGAGATGCCTGACCTTAAGTTCGTGTTCATTGGCGAAGGTGCGGTGAAAGTTCAGATGGAGCAGTTCGTGAGTGAGCAAAAGCTCGATAATGTTCTGTTTCTGCCTTACCAGCCTAAGGACCAACTGCGTTACTCGCTGAATGCTGCGGATGTGCATCTGGTCGTGAATCAGAAAGGCATCAAGGGCGTGTCCGTTCCGAGCAAAATCTATGGCGTAATGGCGGCGGGAAAAGCCGTCATGGGCGTGCTTGAAGAAGGAAGCGAAGCGCATCGGCTGATCGTTGAAAGCGGCTGTGGAAACACTTCGGAGCCGCAGCGTTATGGCGATGCCGTGCAGCAGCTCAAGGCGCTGTATAGTCTTGGACGCGACGGACTTGCAGAGCGGGGAATGCAAGGACGCGATTATTTGGAGCGGCATCTGCGGCGCAGCCTGTCGCTGGAAAAGTACCGGCAGCTGCTGCTCTCGCTGCATGCCGGTGGTGGACGCGGCCGCAAGGTCCGCGTTCTGACGGATGACGCGCGTGCCCGGCGCGTTCCAAGCACTGCGGAGCAGCCTGCAAGCGCGGCTGGCGCTGCGATGCACAGCGGCGGAGACACTCGCTAA
- a CDS encoding Sugar transferase involved in LPS biosynthesis (colanic, teichoic acid), which produces MALYVGMKRVLDVVCSLIGLLLLSPVFVMIGLLIKLEDPKGSVFFYQTRVGKDGKPFRMYKFRSMVSNAEERLKELMAQNEVQGAMFKMRDDPRITRVGRFIRKTSIDELPQLVNVLQGNMSLVGPRPPLPREVAEYTPYDRQRLEVTPGCTGLWQVSGRSNLSFEQMVELDLRYVRERSISMDLSILLRTVRVLLGSKDAF; this is translated from the coding sequence TTGGCTCTATACGTGGGAATGAAGCGGGTGCTGGACGTAGTTTGCTCGCTGATTGGATTGTTGTTGCTCAGTCCGGTATTCGTCATGATCGGTCTGCTGATCAAGCTTGAGGACCCGAAGGGCTCGGTATTTTTTTATCAGACGCGGGTTGGCAAGGACGGCAAGCCTTTCCGCATGTATAAGTTCAGATCCATGGTGTCGAACGCAGAAGAGCGGCTCAAGGAGCTGATGGCGCAGAACGAGGTGCAAGGCGCGATGTTCAAAATGCGCGACGACCCTCGAATCACGCGTGTCGGCCGTTTCATCCGCAAAACGAGCATCGACGAGCTGCCGCAGCTGGTCAACGTGCTGCAAGGCAATATGTCGCTCGTCGGGCCGCGTCCTCCGCTGCCGCGTGAGGTGGCGGAATACACGCCGTATGACCGCCAACGGTTGGAAGTAACGCCGGGTTGCACCGGGCTTTGGCAAGTTAGCGGCCGCAGCAATCTGAGCTTCGAGCAGATGGTCGAACTGGATCTGCGTTATGTGCGAGAGCGCTCGATTAGTATGGACCTGTCCATTCTGCTGCGGACCGTGCGTGTGCTGCTTGGCAGCAAGGATGCATTTTAA